From one Melioribacteraceae bacterium genomic stretch:
- a CDS encoding biotin/lipoyl-containing protein: MNELIVSVGNKKRTIGILPDDKIILDGKEFNVNLSKVSDYLYLIKINERVYEVTTVKKSSNEFFFTIDGRNYEVTARTALQERANEVLKQKELHAKIDSIKAPMPGLILKISKNIGEHINIGEPLIVLEAMKMENEIRSPSSGTITEINYKQGDSVEKDAVILKIE, translated from the coding sequence ATGAATGAATTGATAGTTAGTGTAGGAAATAAAAAACGTACTATAGGTATTTTGCCAGACGACAAAATAATTTTAGACGGTAAAGAATTCAATGTAAACCTTTCTAAAGTGAGTGATTATTTATATCTCATAAAAATTAATGAGCGTGTTTATGAAGTAACAACAGTTAAGAAATCATCAAACGAGTTTTTTTTTACAATTGATGGACGTAATTATGAAGTCACGGCAAGAACAGCATTGCAAGAGAGAGCAAATGAAGTACTAAAACAAAAGGAATTACATGCAAAAATTGATTCAATAAAAGCACCGATGCCAGGATTAATATTGAAAATATCGAAAAATATAGGCGAACATATTAATATTGGTGAACCACTAATAGTTCTCGAAGCTATGAAAATGGAGAATGAAATCAGGTCCCCATCATCAGGAACTATAACGGAAATAAATTATAAGCAAGGTGATTCTGTTGAAAAGGATGCCGTAATTCTTAAAATTGAATAA
- a CDS encoding MlaD family protein codes for MKDDKKTEIKVGISLLVSIIILIWVIAWAKNVDIFSDQKELLVSFNSVAGLSLGDQVSVNGVRKGYVDQISNHGNNVLVKLILDNDVELKKDAQFSIMMLDLMGGKKIEVMPGDEAEPLDYNVTQTGHFAGDISTTMAKLGMMEENIRTIIEELTITLHSVNNIIGDDEFADNLKTSVASLRDLSYKTSLLLDENRKGIKSLLDSTNVLVSNSNKFIENNSVKISETIDQTSILLKNSNELISKIDKFFVEIKEQKNFAGKILYDEKFYSDLKTSVESLKELTLILIEQLKNEGINVDANISIF; via the coding sequence ATGAAGGACGATAAGAAAACAGAAATTAAAGTGGGCATAAGCCTACTTGTATCAATCATAATATTAATCTGGGTGATTGCATGGGCTAAAAATGTTGATATTTTTTCCGATCAAAAAGAATTGCTGGTAAGTTTCAATTCGGTTGCCGGACTTTCCCTTGGTGATCAAGTATCCGTTAATGGTGTTCGTAAAGGTTATGTTGATCAGATATCAAATCATGGAAATAATGTGCTTGTCAAATTGATTTTAGATAATGATGTTGAACTGAAAAAAGATGCTCAATTTTCCATTATGATGCTTGATTTGATGGGTGGAAAAAAAATAGAAGTTATGCCCGGTGATGAAGCTGAACCATTAGATTATAATGTAACACAAACTGGTCATTTTGCCGGTGATATATCCACCACTATGGCAAAATTGGGAATGATGGAAGAAAATATTCGAACAATCATTGAAGAACTCACAATCACGCTTCATTCAGTAAATAACATCATTGGTGATGATGAATTCGCCGATAATTTGAAAACATCTGTTGCATCTTTACGAGATTTGAGTTACAAAACTTCTTTGCTATTGGACGAGAATAGAAAGGGGATTAAGAGTTTACTTGATTCAACTAACGTACTTGTTTCGAACTCCAACAAATTCATCGAAAATAACAGTGTAAAGATTTCTGAAACAATCGATCAGACTTCAATCTTATTAAAAAATTCTAATGAATTAATAAGTAAAATAGATAAGTTTTTTGTTGAAATTAAAGAACAGAAAAACTTTGCCGGAAAAATTCTTTACGACGAAAAATTTTATTCTGATTTAAAAACCTCCGTTGAAAGTTTAAAAGAACTGACTTTGATTTTGATCGAGCAATTGAAGAATGAGGGAATTAACGTCGATGCGAACATCAGTATCTTCTAG
- a CDS encoding endonuclease MutS2, with protein MISQKALEKLEFNKVLENITFYTFTELGKIKVLEILPFEREFEAVNRGELISEAKEVLIRNDIPPFEYLPNITEAIKRTKIEGVFLQTKDILEILKLAKLSRSLFTFFKEKEYAPLLSNETKILFVDKVFEHYFNNVFTDSGDIRDNASPKLNEIRKEINEKGEQLRKLVNRILKKYSESYLVQEEYITLREGRIVIPVKAEHKRHVKGFIHSESNTGQTVYIEPEETLELNNEILSLKFAEQREIERILRNLTVKISEYASNLLDSLQIITNLDLVFAAARYSIEVIGSFPTVQSNKPLHIIDSRHPQLLKKFGRENTIPLSVKVDNENVLLITGPNAGGKTVVLKTIGLLSAMVASGLHIPCDPDSNFYFFKKILIDMGDEQSIDNDLSTFSSHLSNIKSIINEADDRSLILLDEIGTGTDPIEGAALAIAILIQLQKNDSKVFATTHHGSVKIAANDLAGFQNSSMEFDAENLQPTYRFTQGLPGSSYAFEIAERLGFTKQFIELANNYLDSDKNKIEQFLTDLEQKSKKYKSKLDEIERENARLKGLTNLYQEKISKLEEQKRKIISEAQQKAEIYLHDVNKKIETAIKNIRESNASKDVVKTERKQIEEIKKVQNTFKKQKEIESIDKAVELGTYAKVKGTETYGIVTEVNKGKNKASLQVGNLKLQVKYSELISTKRKDFEEKSYIKPQYQTFLESETLDIRGDKPEDAEFKVIRFLDEAYAANSSQVEILHGKGTGALKKTVHDILKQHEHVKNFYFAKIEFGGEGITIVELE; from the coding sequence ATGATCTCCCAAAAAGCGTTAGAAAAATTAGAATTTAATAAGGTTTTAGAAAATATCACATTTTATACCTTTACTGAATTAGGGAAAATAAAGGTATTGGAAATATTACCTTTTGAAAGAGAATTTGAAGCTGTAAACAGAGGTGAATTAATATCTGAAGCAAAAGAAGTACTTATTCGAAATGATATTCCACCATTCGAATACCTGCCGAATATTACGGAAGCCATTAAGAGAACAAAGATTGAAGGAGTTTTCCTTCAAACAAAAGATATTCTCGAGATATTGAAGCTTGCAAAACTCTCTAGATCACTCTTTACATTTTTTAAAGAGAAAGAATATGCGCCTCTGTTATCCAACGAAACAAAAATATTATTTGTTGATAAAGTGTTCGAACACTACTTTAATAATGTATTCACCGATAGCGGCGATATAAGAGATAATGCTTCGCCCAAATTGAATGAAATAAGAAAGGAAATTAATGAGAAGGGTGAACAATTAAGAAAACTTGTCAATAGGATTCTGAAGAAATATAGTGAATCATATCTCGTTCAAGAAGAATATATAACTTTGCGAGAGGGAAGAATTGTTATACCGGTTAAAGCCGAACACAAAAGACATGTTAAAGGATTTATTCATTCGGAATCAAACACGGGACAAACTGTTTACATTGAGCCCGAAGAAACATTAGAACTTAATAACGAAATACTCTCATTAAAATTTGCGGAACAAAGAGAGATTGAAAGAATATTAAGAAATCTTACAGTAAAAATTTCGGAATATGCTTCTAATCTCTTGGATAGTTTACAAATAATAACCAATCTTGATTTAGTTTTTGCAGCTGCAAGATATTCTATTGAAGTAATAGGTTCATTTCCAACAGTTCAATCTAATAAACCACTACACATAATTGATTCAAGACATCCACAGTTACTTAAGAAATTTGGAAGAGAAAACACTATACCTCTTAGTGTAAAAGTAGATAACGAAAATGTCTTGTTGATTACCGGACCAAACGCCGGTGGTAAGACTGTTGTCTTAAAAACCATTGGGTTATTATCTGCAATGGTTGCAAGCGGTTTACATATTCCATGTGATCCGGATTCAAATTTTTACTTCTTTAAAAAAATCTTGATTGATATGGGAGACGAACAATCAATTGACAATGATTTGAGTACTTTCAGCTCTCACTTATCTAATATTAAATCAATAATAAATGAGGCGGATGATAGATCATTAATTCTATTGGATGAAATCGGAACCGGCACTGATCCAATCGAAGGAGCTGCATTAGCAATTGCAATTCTTATTCAGCTTCAAAAGAATGACTCAAAAGTTTTTGCGACTACTCATCATGGTTCGGTAAAAATAGCGGCTAACGATTTAGCAGGTTTCCAAAATTCTTCTATGGAATTTGACGCAGAAAATTTACAGCCTACATATCGATTTACACAAGGATTGCCCGGGTCAAGTTATGCTTTTGAAATTGCTGAAAGACTGGGGTTCACTAAACAATTCATTGAATTAGCAAATAATTATTTGGATAGTGATAAAAATAAAATTGAACAATTTTTAACAGATCTAGAACAAAAATCGAAAAAGTACAAATCAAAACTTGATGAAATTGAAAGAGAGAATGCTCGGCTAAAAGGATTAACAAACTTATATCAAGAAAAAATATCTAAACTGGAAGAGCAAAAAAGAAAAATTATTTCTGAAGCGCAGCAAAAAGCGGAAATATATTTACATGATGTGAATAAAAAAATTGAAACCGCAATAAAAAATATTCGCGAATCCAATGCCTCAAAAGACGTAGTTAAAACCGAACGAAAACAAATTGAGGAAATTAAAAAAGTTCAGAACACATTTAAAAAACAAAAAGAAATTGAATCGATTGATAAAGCGGTTGAACTCGGAACTTATGCTAAAGTTAAGGGTACAGAAACATACGGAATAGTAACAGAAGTTAATAAGGGAAAAAATAAGGCCAGTCTGCAAGTTGGCAACTTAAAGTTACAGGTAAAATATTCTGAATTAATTTCCACAAAGAGAAAAGATTTTGAAGAAAAATCGTATATTAAGCCACAATATCAGACTTTTTTGGAAAGTGAAACTCTTGATATTCGTGGTGATAAACCGGAAGATGCAGAATTCAAAGTAATACGATTTTTGGATGAAGCTTATGCAGCAAATTCATCACAAGTTGAAATTCTTCATGGCAAAGGAACCGGAGCTTTGAAAAAAACTGTGCACGATATCTTGAAACAACATGAACATGTTAAGAATTTTTACTTTGCAAAAATTGAGTTTGGCGGCGAGGGAATAACAATAGTTGAGTTAGAATAA
- a CDS encoding SPOR domain-containing protein: MKTKIAFLISLSFLIVTACSSSEETTQNEQEKEEPEIYVFDDVTEPVDTVEQKVIEQPKVDPPTTTMYYVQVGAFTTKDRAEQFVKEKSSKTTYQLNITYSDEVRLFVIRLPGFATKAEAEKVRNEFWQSGVFNDAFIVTQ; the protein is encoded by the coding sequence ATGAAAACTAAAATTGCATTTCTAATATCGCTATCATTTCTAATAGTCACAGCTTGTTCATCATCCGAAGAAACTACACAAAACGAACAAGAAAAAGAAGAACCGGAAATATATGTATTTGATGATGTGACAGAACCGGTTGATACGGTAGAACAAAAAGTTATTGAACAACCAAAAGTTGATCCGCCGACAACTACGATGTATTATGTTCAAGTCGGGGCTTTTACTACTAAAGATCGGGCTGAACAATTTGTTAAAGAAAAATCTTCAAAGACAACTTACCAATTAAATATTACCTACAGCGATGAGGTTCGTTTATTTGTAATACGGCTTCCTGGTTTTGCAACAAAAGCTGAGGCTGAAAAAGTTCGTAATGAATTCTGGCAGTCAGGTGTATTTAATGATGCCTTCATAGTTACTCAATAA
- a CDS encoding hemolysin family protein, translating to MDVGWHYRLITLAVLLIISAFFSGSEVSLFSLDQKKIKDLQKDKGITSRYIVNLLEFPRRLLITILLGNNFVNVAASMIGVTLALDVAEYYQIDTEIALLSQIIVLTILVLLIGEITPKVWASKNPLKFSRVISLPLYWVGVLIYPISKTLTEILKLFSSKFEIGKTKSAISTYELTDLAELSVENGTIEEDEQELISGLVSFKTVTVREVMTPRVDITSVSIDTSFDELLKIIVESGHSRIPLYEDNLDNILGIIYAKDLLPYVNKSESVKQNITLKNLVRETIFIPETKYISELMHEFQSKNLHLGIVVDEYGGTSGLVSLEDILEEIVGEIRDEYDNEEEEIIELSKNKFLVLGKTSIVLIEELFNYNFSTDDEDYDTVGGFIFNHAGTIPEVNFQFDYNDFRFTVKEVVNNRINKIEIERIQNNENEQ from the coding sequence TTGGACGTTGGTTGGCATTACCGCTTAATAACACTCGCTGTTTTATTGATTATATCGGCGTTTTTCTCCGGTTCTGAAGTTTCCTTATTTTCGCTTGATCAGAAAAAAATTAAAGATCTACAGAAGGATAAGGGAATTACATCTCGGTATATAGTAAATTTATTGGAATTCCCAAGACGTTTATTAATTACAATATTATTGGGAAACAATTTTGTTAATGTCGCTGCATCAATGATTGGAGTTACTTTAGCTCTCGATGTCGCAGAATATTATCAGATTGATACCGAAATTGCATTATTAAGCCAAATCATTGTTCTTACTATTCTTGTACTCTTAATTGGCGAGATAACCCCAAAAGTTTGGGCTTCAAAAAATCCACTGAAATTCTCTCGAGTAATAAGTCTACCCTTATATTGGGTTGGTGTTCTAATATATCCGATCTCGAAAACATTAACCGAAATTCTAAAACTTTTTTCATCTAAATTTGAGATTGGAAAAACAAAAAGTGCAATCTCCACTTATGAATTAACAGATCTTGCTGAACTTTCTGTTGAAAACGGTACAATTGAAGAAGACGAGCAAGAACTCATTTCCGGTTTAGTTAGTTTTAAAACTGTTACCGTAAGAGAGGTTATGACTCCTCGAGTCGATATTACGTCGGTTTCTATAGATACATCATTTGATGAACTTTTGAAAATTATTGTTGAATCAGGTCATAGTAGAATTCCACTTTACGAAGATAATCTCGATAATATTCTTGGGATAATTTACGCTAAAGATTTGTTACCTTATGTAAATAAAAGCGAATCAGTAAAACAAAATATTACATTAAAAAATTTAGTTCGTGAAACTATTTTTATACCTGAGACAAAATACATCAGTGAACTGATGCATGAGTTTCAATCGAAAAACTTGCATCTTGGTATTGTTGTTGATGAATACGGCGGAACCTCTGGTTTAGTTTCGTTAGAAGATATCTTGGAAGAAATAGTTGGTGAAATAAGAGATGAATACGATAATGAAGAAGAAGAGATAATTGAGTTAAGTAAAAATAAATTTCTTGTATTAGGAAAAACATCTATTGTTTTGATTGAAGAATTATTCAACTATAATTTTTCTACAGATGATGAAGATTATGATACTGTTGGCGGATTTATTTTTAATCATGCCGGTACAATTCCCGAAGTTAATTTCCAATTTGATTATAATGACTTCAGGTTCACGGTAAAGGAAGTCGTCAACAACAGAATTAACAAAATTGAAATCGAAAGAATACAGAATAATGAGAATGAGCAATGA
- a CDS encoding CvpA family protein has translation MNYVDYIIIAAISVGFILGFKDGLVRKIIGVLGLIAAVLLAFSYSNEVGEFLAPVFDDEQNLAEIVGGILIFLTIILISSIIKRIIHPVDKVNKFINQILGGLTGTIQMVFFISGFLLFLNIFKVPNESVRSSSLLYNKMYSVVPTTIDLIIGDKSKATDFINTIIEKKDSIDLNEIEIDSTIIN, from the coding sequence TTGAACTACGTAGATTATATAATAATCGCAGCAATTTCGGTTGGTTTTATTCTTGGTTTCAAAGATGGTTTGGTAAGGAAAATTATTGGAGTACTTGGTTTAATTGCAGCTGTTTTGCTGGCATTTTCTTATTCAAATGAAGTAGGTGAATTTTTAGCTCCTGTCTTTGATGATGAACAGAATTTAGCTGAAATTGTTGGCGGTATTTTAATCTTCCTGACTATAATTTTAATCTCATCGATCATTAAGCGAATAATTCACCCAGTTGATAAAGTAAACAAATTTATCAATCAAATCTTAGGTGGGTTAACCGGCACAATTCAAATGGTATTCTTTATAAGTGGATTTTTGTTATTCCTAAATATTTTTAAAGTACCGAATGAAAGTGTTCGATCCTCATCACTACTTTATAATAAAATGTATAGTGTTGTGCCGACTACTATAGATTTAATAATTGGTGACAAATCAAAGGCAACTGATTTTATAAATACAATCATTGAGAAGAAAGACTCGATTGACCTAAATGAAATTGAAATTGATTCCACAATCATAAATTAA
- a CDS encoding GatB/YqeY domain-containing protein — translation MTLKEKINTDLTQAMKSGDKLRLTTIRSIRALILEFEKSGKDKTLSPDEEIAMLTGAAKKRKDSIEQFRAAKRDDLADKEEAELNIILEYLPKQLSQEEVLTEVQKIAKEIDAKSKQDFPKLMPLAVKQLKGKADGKLIKEAVEKVLN, via the coding sequence ATGACACTAAAAGAAAAAATTAATACTGATCTTACTCAAGCAATGAAATCCGGAGATAAACTTCGGCTTACAACTATTAGATCAATTCGTGCTCTAATATTAGAGTTTGAAAAAAGTGGGAAAGATAAAACTCTATCACCTGATGAAGAAATTGCTATGTTGACAGGTGCAGCCAAAAAAAGAAAAGATTCTATCGAACAATTTAGAGCTGCAAAAAGAGATGATCTTGCTGATAAAGAAGAAGCAGAATTGAATATTATTCTAGAGTATCTTCCAAAGCAATTGAGTCAAGAAGAAGTTTTGACCGAAGTGCAGAAAATTGCGAAAGAAATTGATGCAAAGTCAAAACAAGATTTCCCTAAATTGATGCCGCTTGCAGTAAAACAATTAAAGGGCAAAGCCGACGGAAAACTTATTAAAGAAGCAGTTGAAAAGGTATTGAACTAA
- a CDS encoding acetyl-CoA carboxylase biotin carboxylase subunit — MFKKILIANRGEIAVRISKACREMGITSAVIYSDADLNSLHVRVADEAYRIGPAPASESYLNIPNIIKLAKEINADAVHPGYGFLSENSKFIQAVNDAGIKFIGPSVKSVELMGEKTAARKLMSQHNVPIVPGTLEPISDIDEAIDYANEIGYPIMLKASAGGGGKGMRKVNSDSEFKSAFERAQNESIKAFGSSDVYMEKFIENPKHIEVQIVGDSFGNYIHLFERECSVQRRHQKVVEEAPSISVDQETRNKITQAGINAAKACNYFNAGTIEFLMDKEKKFYFLEMNTRLQVEHPVTELITGFDIVKEQIRIAYGEKLSVTQKDIILRGHAVECRIYAEDVDNNFAPSTGKILHHRLPSGPGIRVDRGIDLLTEVPVYYDPMLSKVTAYGKDRTEAIARIKIALGAYQIAGVISNISFLDWIIDHPKFVDGSFDINFIDSEFMPLVPHKWREKYNEVYEDAAVILAALLKHDSSKLNTGKIKSNHTNQWINQIHE, encoded by the coding sequence ATGTTCAAAAAGATTCTTATTGCTAATAGAGGTGAAATTGCAGTAAGAATATCAAAAGCTTGCAGAGAAATGGGCATTACCTCAGCCGTAATATATTCTGATGCCGATTTAAACTCACTTCACGTAAGAGTTGCAGATGAGGCTTACCGAATTGGTCCCGCACCGGCTAGTGAATCTTATCTTAACATTCCAAATATTATAAAACTCGCAAAAGAAATTAATGCTGATGCAGTGCATCCGGGATATGGATTCCTGTCCGAAAATTCAAAATTTATTCAAGCAGTTAATGACGCAGGGATAAAATTTATTGGACCATCCGTTAAATCTGTTGAGTTAATGGGTGAAAAGACTGCTGCAAGAAAATTAATGTCACAGCACAATGTACCAATAGTTCCCGGGACACTTGAACCAATTTCCGACATCGATGAAGCTATTGATTATGCAAATGAAATTGGTTACCCAATTATGTTGAAAGCTTCTGCCGGCGGCGGTGGAAAAGGAATGAGGAAGGTAAATTCGGATAGCGAATTTAAATCCGCTTTTGAGCGAGCGCAAAATGAATCCATTAAAGCATTTGGATCTTCCGATGTTTACATGGAAAAGTTTATAGAAAACCCAAAGCATATTGAAGTACAAATAGTAGGAGATTCATTCGGAAACTACATTCATCTTTTTGAAAGAGAATGTTCCGTTCAAAGACGACATCAAAAAGTTGTTGAAGAAGCCCCATCGATTTCGGTTGATCAAGAAACGAGAAATAAAATTACGCAAGCCGGAATTAATGCTGCCAAGGCATGTAATTATTTTAACGCCGGGACTATAGAATTTCTAATGGATAAAGAAAAAAAATTCTATTTCTTGGAAATGAATACACGACTTCAAGTTGAACATCCGGTTACAGAATTAATAACCGGGTTTGACATAGTCAAAGAGCAAATAAGAATCGCTTACGGTGAAAAGCTATCGGTAACTCAAAAAGATATTATCTTACGTGGTCATGCAGTTGAATGCAGAATCTATGCGGAAGATGTTGATAATAACTTTGCACCTTCAACTGGCAAAATATTGCATCATAGACTTCCATCTGGTCCGGGTATTAGAGTCGATCGTGGAATTGATTTATTAACTGAAGTTCCCGTGTATTATGATCCAATGTTATCAAAAGTAACTGCTTATGGTAAAGATAGAACTGAAGCTATTGCAAGGATTAAAATAGCCCTTGGGGCATATCAAATTGCCGGAGTAATATCTAACATTTCCTTTCTTGATTGGATAATAGATCATCCGAAATTTGTGGACGGCTCCTTCGATATAAATTTTATCGACTCTGAATTTATGCCATTGGTCCCTCATAAATGGCGAGAAAAATATAATGAAGTTTACGAAGATGCTGCGGTTATTCTTGCGGCATTGCTAAAACATGATTCATCTAAATTAAATACCGGTAAAATAAAATCTAACCATACTAACCAATGGATTAATCAGATTCATGAATGA
- the ssb gene encoding single-stranded DNA-binding protein yields MAFSLNKIMLIGNLGQDAETRFTTNNVSVTNFSVATTHSYKGKDGNWVNETTWHNCVSFNLSDYFKDALKKGKKFYVEGRLTKRDYTDKEGIKRYSTDVFVEKLIPLESSGGADSNYSQENSDSASNPVADDDDLPF; encoded by the coding sequence ATGGCTTTTTCATTAAATAAAATTATGTTGATTGGTAATCTTGGGCAGGATGCAGAAACTCGTTTTACTACAAACAATGTTTCTGTTACAAATTTTTCTGTAGCTACTACACATAGTTATAAGGGCAAGGATGGTAATTGGGTAAATGAAACAACCTGGCATAATTGCGTTTCATTTAATCTTTCCGATTATTTCAAAGACGCTCTTAAAAAAGGTAAGAAGTTCTATGTTGAAGGAAGATTAACAAAACGTGATTATACCGATAAAGAGGGAATTAAAAGATACTCAACTGATGTATTCGTAGAAAAGTTAATTCCGTTAGAATCATCCGGTGGTGCTGATTCGAATTATTCTCAAGAAAATTCTGACTCAGCATCAAATCCTGTTGCAGATGACGATGATCTTCCTTTTTAA